In the genome of Deltaproteobacteria bacterium, the window GCCCGCCTACGAGGAGGACTCCGGCCTCATGGAGGGTCTCGATCCCCCCGCGCAGGATCTCCTTGAGGACCGATTTCGGGAGGTCCTTCACTGGAAAACAGACGATATTCAGGGCCGTGAGGGGGGTCGCCCCCATGGCATAGATGTCGCTCAGGGAATTGGCAGCGGCAATGCGGCCAAAATCATAAGGGTCGTCCACGATGGGTGTAAAGAAGTCCACAGACTGGACGATGGCAAGATCGTCCCTGAGCCTGTATACCCCGGCGTCAGATCCGTACTCGCACCCGACGAGGAGGTTCGGATGGGAGATAACAGGAAGGTCCTGAAGTATCTCGTTCAGGTCGCCCGGACCGATCTTTGCCGCTCACCCGGACGCCTTCACTCTGTCGGTAAGGCGTGCCTTTTCCTGCTGGGTCATGTGGGACCGGCTATTTTCTGAGCGTTGCGATGAGCCTGTTGGGTTTGAGAAAGATGTCGAGCGCGTCCCGAATATTCGGAAAGGTGATGTCGCTCGCCATGAGGGCCTCGGTCGATGCCCCCTCCGGACCGAGAACGCAGATCCCGAGGGCACTTTCCTTGAGCATGAGGACATCGTTACAGCCGTTTCCAATAGAGGCCGTGGCCTCTCTGCCGAGATGGTCGAGATAGGCGAGCTTCTGGAGATCCCCCCGTCCCGGTGCGAGCCGATGGACATCGATAGAACA includes:
- a CDS encoding ATPase P, whose protein sequence is MAFDKRIMIDLPCGISYSLEHLMLDLNGTLTFDGRFIDGVCERLIAVSRILNLHIVTADMNRNVDELAQKVSDACSIDVHRLAPGRGDLQKLAYLDHLGREATASIGNGCNDVLMLKESALGICVLGPEGASTEALMASDITFPNIRDALDIFLKPNRLIATLRK